The following are encoded together in the Serratia odorifera genome:
- the fadI gene encoding acetyl-CoA C-acyltransferase FadI, which produces MSKALPLVTRQGDRIAIVNGLRTPFAKQATAYHGIPAVDLGKMAVSELLARSGIDPQLIDQLVFGQVVQMPEAPNIAREIVLGTGMSVHTDAYSVSRACATSFQAIANVAESIVAGSIGIGIAGGADSSSVLPIGVSKALARTLVDLNKARTLSQRLKLFSKLRFRDLLPVPPAVAEYSTGLRMGDTAEQMAKSHAISREDQDALAHRSHQLAARAWEQGLLRAEVMTAYVPPYQAHIAEDNNVRKDSSLASYARLKPAFDRQHGSVTAANSTPLTDGAAAVLMMSESRAKELGLQPLGYLRSFAFAAIDVWQDMLLGPSYATPLALDRAGITLADLALIDMHEAFAAQTLANLKMFASREFAQQKLGRNEAIGVVDMDKFNVLGGSIAYGHPFAATGARMITQTLYELKRRGGGLGLATACAAGGLGAAMVVEVEQ; this is translated from the coding sequence ATGAGTAAGGCACTGCCGCTGGTTACCCGACAGGGTGACCGTATTGCAATTGTAAATGGACTGCGTACCCCCTTCGCCAAGCAGGCGACCGCTTATCACGGTATTCCGGCGGTGGATCTTGGCAAAATGGCGGTAAGTGAATTATTGGCGCGCAGCGGTATTGACCCGCAATTAATCGATCAACTGGTGTTTGGCCAGGTGGTGCAAATGCCGGAAGCGCCAAACATCGCGCGTGAAATCGTGCTGGGTACCGGCATGAGCGTGCACACCGACGCCTACAGCGTTTCCCGTGCCTGCGCCACCAGTTTCCAGGCCATAGCCAACGTGGCGGAAAGCATCGTCGCCGGCAGTATCGGTATTGGTATTGCCGGCGGTGCAGACTCCTCTTCGGTGCTGCCGATAGGCGTCAGCAAAGCGCTGGCGCGCACTCTGGTCGATCTCAACAAAGCGCGTACGCTGTCGCAACGCCTCAAGCTGTTCAGCAAGCTCAGATTCCGCGACCTGCTGCCGGTGCCGCCGGCTGTGGCGGAGTATTCTACCGGCCTGCGCATGGGCGATACCGCCGAGCAGATGGCCAAGTCGCATGCCATCAGCCGTGAGGACCAGGACGCGTTGGCGCATCGTTCGCACCAGTTGGCCGCCAGGGCGTGGGAGCAGGGGCTGCTGCGCGCCGAGGTGATGACCGCCTATGTGCCGCCGTACCAGGCGCACATTGCCGAAGACAACAACGTGCGCAAGGATTCCAGCCTGGCGTCATACGCCCGATTGAAGCCGGCGTTCGATCGCCAGCATGGCAGCGTTACCGCCGCCAATAGCACGCCATTGACCGACGGCGCCGCCGCGGTGCTGATGATGAGTGAATCGCGTGCCAAAGAATTGGGGCTGCAGCCGCTGGGTTATTTGCGCAGTTTTGCCTTTGCCGCCATCGATGTCTGGCAGGATATGCTGCTTGGCCCCTCCTATGCCACGCCGCTGGCGCTCGATCGCGCGGGTATTACCCTGGCGGATCTGGCGTTAATCGATATGCATGAAGCCTTTGCGGCGCAGACGCTGGCCAACCTGAAAATGTTCGCCAGCCGCGAGTTCGCCCAGCAAAAACTGGGGCGCAATGAAGCGATTGGCGTGGTCGATATGGATAAATTCAACGTGCTGGGCGGCTCGATTGCTTACGGGCATCCGTTTGCCGCAACCGGCGCACGCATGATTACCCAGACGCTGTACGAGCTGAAGCGCCGCGGCGGTGGTTTGGGGTTGGCTACCGCCTGTGCGGCCGGCGGTTTGGGCGCAGCGATGGTGGTGGAGGTGGAACAATGA
- the fadJ gene encoding fatty acid oxidation complex subunit alpha FadJ produces the protein MSVTNALHEQRATPSAFRLTLRPDHIGVITIDVPDEKVNTLKAEFVDQVNEVLNKAQQYAALEGLVIVSGKPDSFIAGADITMIAACSNAKEAEDLARKGQSTLAKIAAFPVPVVAAIHGACLGGGLELALACHSRVCSLDDKTALGLPEVQLGLLPGSGGTQRLPRLIGASKALDMMLTGKHIRARQALRMGLVDDAVPQAILLDAAIARVKQGWKSKPTLPWQERLMNGPLGRSLLFSVVRKKTLAKTHGNYPAAERIIQVVRAGLEQGSGHGYQAEARAFGELAMTPQSAALRSLFFASTALKKERGGDAQPRELQRVGILGGGLMGGGIACVTAMRGGLPVRIKDINEQGINHALKYSWQVLGKRVRSKRMRSAERQKQMMLISGTTDYSGFDRVDIVVEAVFEDLELKQRMVAEVEQHTAPHTVFASNTSSLPIGQIAAKAQRPQQVVGLHYFSPVDKMPLVEVIPHAGTREETIATTVALAHKQGKTAIVVADRAGFYVNRILAPYINEAARCLLAGEPMESLDKALVDFGFPVGPITLLDEVGIDVGTKIIPVLVNELGPRFAAPAAFDALLKDGRKGRKNGRGFYLYPSEGQQRQRGKRADSEVYSLLGVTPKAHLEPALIAQRCVMMMLNEAARCLDEGVIRSARDGDIGAVFGIGFPPFLGGPFRYIDRLGAEKVVKTLHYLQQQYGEHFAPCERLQRMAQQGERFYPR, from the coding sequence ATGAGCGTCACAAATGCCTTGCATGAACAGCGTGCCACGCCGTCGGCTTTTCGGCTGACGCTGCGACCGGACCATATTGGTGTGATCACCATCGACGTCCCGGACGAAAAGGTGAATACGCTGAAGGCGGAATTTGTCGATCAGGTCAATGAGGTGCTGAACAAGGCGCAGCAATATGCCGCACTGGAGGGGCTGGTGATCGTGTCAGGCAAGCCGGATTCGTTCATTGCCGGCGCAGATATCACCATGATCGCCGCGTGCAGCAACGCCAAGGAGGCGGAGGATCTGGCGCGCAAAGGTCAAAGTACGCTGGCGAAAATTGCCGCATTCCCGGTGCCGGTGGTGGCGGCCATTCACGGCGCCTGTCTCGGCGGTGGCCTGGAACTGGCGTTGGCATGCCACAGCCGTGTCTGTTCGTTGGACGACAAAACCGCCCTGGGTCTGCCGGAAGTGCAACTGGGGCTGCTGCCCGGCTCTGGTGGTACTCAGCGTTTACCGCGGTTGATTGGCGCCAGCAAGGCGCTGGACATGATGCTGACCGGTAAACACATTCGAGCGCGCCAGGCGTTGCGCATGGGGCTGGTCGATGATGCGGTGCCGCAGGCTATCTTGCTTGATGCGGCGATCGCACGGGTCAAACAGGGCTGGAAGAGCAAGCCGACGCTGCCATGGCAGGAGCGTCTGATGAACGGGCCGCTGGGGCGAAGCCTGCTCTTCAGCGTGGTGCGTAAGAAAACGCTGGCAAAAACCCACGGTAATTACCCGGCGGCGGAGCGCATTATTCAGGTGGTGCGCGCTGGTCTGGAGCAGGGCAGCGGCCATGGCTATCAGGCCGAGGCGCGCGCGTTCGGCGAACTGGCGATGACGCCACAGTCCGCCGCGTTGCGCAGCCTGTTCTTTGCTTCTACCGCGTTGAAAAAAGAGCGTGGCGGCGATGCACAGCCGCGTGAACTGCAGCGCGTAGGTATTTTGGGCGGTGGCTTGATGGGCGGTGGCATTGCCTGCGTTACCGCCATGCGCGGCGGTTTGCCGGTGCGCATCAAGGATATCAACGAGCAGGGCATCAACCATGCGCTGAAGTACAGTTGGCAGGTGCTTGGCAAACGGGTACGCAGCAAGCGCATGCGCTCAGCCGAACGGCAAAAGCAGATGATGCTGATTTCCGGCACCACCGATTACAGCGGTTTTGACCGGGTGGATATCGTGGTGGAAGCGGTGTTCGAGGATCTGGAACTGAAACAGCGCATGGTGGCCGAAGTAGAACAGCACACCGCACCGCACACGGTATTTGCCTCCAATACCTCGTCACTGCCGATTGGCCAGATTGCCGCCAAGGCGCAGCGGCCGCAGCAGGTGGTCGGCCTGCATTATTTCAGTCCGGTGGATAAAATGCCGCTGGTGGAAGTGATCCCGCATGCCGGTACCCGTGAGGAAACCATTGCCACCACCGTTGCCCTGGCGCACAAACAGGGCAAAACGGCGATAGTGGTGGCCGATCGGGCCGGATTTTACGTCAACCGCATTCTGGCGCCCTATATCAATGAAGCTGCCCGTTGCCTGCTGGCCGGCGAGCCGATGGAATCCCTGGATAAGGCGCTGGTGGATTTCGGTTTCCCGGTTGGGCCGATTACGCTGCTTGATGAGGTCGGCATCGATGTCGGCACCAAAATCATCCCGGTGCTGGTCAACGAACTGGGCCCGCGTTTTGCCGCGCCGGCGGCGTTTGATGCGCTATTGAAGGACGGCCGCAAAGGGCGCAAAAATGGGCGTGGTTTTTATCTCTACCCGAGCGAAGGCCAGCAGCGGCAGCGCGGCAAACGCGCCGACAGCGAGGTGTATTCCCTGCTGGGCGTGACGCCAAAGGCGCATCTCGAACCGGCGCTGATTGCCCAGCGCTGCGTGATGATGATGCTGAACGAGGCGGCGCGATGCCTGGACGAAGGGGTGATTCGCAGCGCGCGCGACGGCGATATTGGTGCGGTGTTCGGCATTGGCTTCCCGCCATTCCTTGGCGGGCCGTTCCGTTATATCGATCGGCTTGGCGCGGAAAAGGTGGTGAAAACCCTGCACTATCTGCAACAGCAATACGGCGAACATTTTGCGCCCTGCGAGCGCTTGCAGCGTATGGCACAGCAGGGAGAGCGCTTTTATCCGCGCTAA
- the smrB gene encoding endonuclease SmrB has translation MKNRHPLSKDELQLFRESVTGAKKLRQDTIVHRQPKPTARQAAPQRLMQEQVDASFYFSDEFQPQLDDEGPARYVRPGYSHFELKKLRRGDYLPDLFLDLHGLTQLQAKQELGALIAACKREHVHCACVMHGHGKHILKQQTPLWLAQHPDVLAFHQAPKEWGGSAALLVLVELAE, from the coding sequence ATGAAAAACAGACACCCTCTGAGCAAAGATGAATTGCAGCTCTTCAGAGAGTCGGTGACAGGCGCCAAGAAGCTGCGTCAGGACACCATCGTCCACCGGCAGCCCAAACCTACCGCCAGGCAGGCCGCACCGCAGCGGCTGATGCAGGAGCAGGTCGATGCCAGTTTTTATTTTTCTGATGAATTCCAGCCGCAGCTGGATGACGAAGGCCCAGCGCGCTACGTGCGCCCCGGCTATAGCCATTTTGAATTGAAAAAACTGCGGCGTGGCGATTACCTGCCGGATCTGTTCCTCGATCTGCACGGTTTGACGCAGCTGCAGGCCAAACAGGAACTGGGGGCGCTCATCGCCGCCTGTAAACGCGAGCATGTGCACTGCGCCTGTGTGATGCACGGCCACGGTAAGCATATTCTCAAGCAGCAGACGCCGTTATGGCTGGCACAGCACCCAGACGTGCTGGCGTTCCATCAGGCACCGAAAGAATGGGGTGGCAGCGCGGCGCTGCTGGTGTTGGTCGAGCTGGCTGAATAA
- the mepA gene encoding penicillin-insensitive murein endopeptidase: MKKWMLGLAALMASGSALALTPWQQISHPVAGSAQAIGGFANGCIIGAQPLPLNAADYQVMRQDQRRYFGHPDLLAFIQRLGNQASQQRLGTVLIGDMAMPAGGRFSSGHASHQSGLDVDIWLQLPRQRWSSQQLLKPQPIDLVSGDGKRVRDSQWQPQIASLIKLAAQDREVTRIFVNPAIKQRLCDDAGSDRAWLHKVRPWFGHRAHMHVRLSCPPDSLECKDQDPPPAGDGCGAELASWFEPHQPSAKPGKPVVPPLPPSCQALLDNHFAAE; the protein is encoded by the coding sequence ATGAAAAAATGGATGTTGGGCCTGGCGGCCCTGATGGCATCGGGGTCCGCGCTGGCCTTGACACCGTGGCAGCAAATCTCGCATCCGGTGGCCGGTTCGGCGCAGGCGATCGGCGGCTTTGCCAATGGGTGCATTATCGGCGCGCAGCCGTTGCCGTTGAACGCGGCGGATTATCAGGTCATGCGTCAGGACCAGCGACGTTATTTCGGTCACCCGGATCTGCTGGCGTTTATCCAGCGTCTCGGTAATCAGGCCAGCCAGCAACGGCTGGGCACGGTATTGATCGGCGACATGGCGATGCCGGCCGGCGGGCGCTTCAGCAGCGGCCATGCCAGCCATCAGTCGGGACTGGACGTCGATATCTGGCTGCAATTGCCACGCCAGCGCTGGAGTTCGCAGCAACTGCTCAAACCGCAACCGATCGATTTGGTGAGCGGTGACGGCAAGCGCGTACGCGACAGCCAGTGGCAGCCGCAAATCGCCTCGTTGATTAAACTGGCGGCGCAGGACAGAGAAGTGACGCGCATCTTCGTCAACCCGGCGATCAAGCAGCGGTTGTGCGACGACGCGGGCAGCGATCGCGCCTGGCTGCACAAAGTGCGTCCGTGGTTCGGCCATCGTGCGCATATGCACGTGCGCTTGAGTTGCCCGCCGGACAGTCTGGAATGCAAGGATCAGGATCCGCCACCGGCCGGAGATGGCTGCGGCGCTGAATTAGCCAGTTGGTTCGAGCCGCATCAGCCAAGCGCGAAGCCGGGTAAACCGGTAGTGCCGCCGTTGCCGCCGTCTTGTCAGGCGTTGTTGGATAATCATTTCGCTGCGGAATAA
- a CDS encoding sulfite exporter TauE/SafE family protein, whose product MDWFMVGPEMLGALFAVALLAGFIDSIAGGGGLLTVPVLLAVGVPPAEALATNKLQSVGGSFSASLYFIRRKAVNLNDQKLTILLTLLGSIAGAILVQHMRADLLRQMLPLLVIGIGLYFLLTPRLGESDRQRRLSALPFGLVAGGCVGFYDGFFGPGAGSFYALAYVTLCGFNLAKSTAHAKVLNFTSNFGSLIFFIMGGKVLWGIGLVMLVGQVLGARIGAHMVLTRGQKLIRPMIVIVSLIMSLKLLYDNHGVEIQRWLSMHF is encoded by the coding sequence ATGGATTGGTTTATGGTCGGCCCCGAAATGCTCGGGGCGTTGTTTGCCGTGGCATTACTGGCAGGGTTTATTGACTCCATCGCCGGCGGTGGCGGTCTGCTGACCGTACCGGTGTTGCTGGCGGTGGGGGTTCCCCCGGCGGAAGCGCTGGCCACCAATAAATTGCAGTCGGTGGGCGGGTCGTTCTCCGCCAGTTTGTATTTCATCCGCCGCAAAGCGGTCAATCTCAACGATCAGAAACTGACCATTCTGCTGACGCTGCTCGGTTCGATAGCGGGCGCGATCCTGGTACAGCATATGCGTGCCGATCTGCTGCGCCAGATGTTGCCACTGTTGGTGATTGGCATCGGGCTGTATTTCCTGCTGACGCCACGTTTGGGGGAAAGCGATCGTCAGCGCCGCCTGAGTGCGCTGCCGTTTGGGCTGGTGGCGGGCGGCTGCGTCGGTTTTTACGACGGCTTTTTCGGCCCTGGCGCCGGCTCGTTCTACGCGCTGGCTTACGTCACGCTGTGTGGTTTCAATCTGGCGAAATCCACCGCACATGCCAAAGTGCTTAATTTCACCTCCAACTTCGGCAGCCTGATATTTTTTATCATGGGCGGCAAAGTACTGTGGGGGATCGGCCTGGTGATGCTGGTCGGGCAGGTGCTGGGCGCGCGCATTGGCGCACATATGGTACTGACGCGCGGGCAGAAGCTGATTCGACCAATGATCGTTATCGTTTCGCTGATTATGAGCCTGAAATTGCTGTACGATAATCACGGCGTGGAAATCCAGCGCTGGTTGTCGATGCATTTTTAA
- a CDS encoding elongation factor P hydroxylase: protein MSDVQNTHQYTDLIDIFNRCFSDDYQTRLVKGDDEPIYLPADQQLPYHRIVFAHGFYASGLHEISHWCIAGDERRKQVDFGYWYCPDGRDAQTQSEFEAVEVKPQALEWMFCVAAGFPFNVSCDNLNGDCEPDRIAFQRKVRQRVLELLEKGIPTRPARFIQALQSFYNTPPLVAEHFPYPEDLN, encoded by the coding sequence ATGTCAGACGTACAAAACACACACCAATATACTGACCTGATTGATATTTTTAACCGCTGTTTCAGCGACGATTATCAAACGCGCCTGGTCAAGGGCGACGACGAGCCGATCTATCTGCCGGCGGACCAGCAGTTGCCGTATCACCGTATCGTATTTGCCCACGGCTTTTACGCCAGCGGCCTGCACGAGATTTCCCACTGGTGTATTGCCGGTGACGAGCGGCGCAAACAGGTGGATTTCGGCTATTGGTATTGCCCTGATGGGCGCGACGCGCAGACGCAAAGCGAATTTGAAGCGGTAGAAGTCAAGCCACAGGCATTGGAATGGATGTTCTGCGTCGCCGCAGGCTTTCCGTTCAACGTCAGCTGCGACAATCTGAACGGTGATTGCGAGCCGGATCGGATCGCGTTCCAGCGAAAAGTGCGTCAACGGGTGCTGGAACTGCTGGAAAAAGGCATACCCACACGACCGGCGCGCTTTATTCAGGCGTTACAATCGTTTTACAATACGCCACCGCTGGTGGCAGAGCATTTTCCGTATCCGGAAGATCTCAACTGA
- a CDS encoding YfcL family protein encodes MIAEFEARILALIDDMVDHASDDELFAGGYLRGHLTLAVAEAEENGEHSAEGLKVRVEHSLHQAIRAGELSPPDQALVEGMWENLYQTALANA; translated from the coding sequence ATGATCGCTGAATTCGAAGCGCGCATTTTGGCGCTGATTGATGACATGGTAGACCACGCCAGTGACGATGAACTGTTTGCCGGTGGCTACCTGCGCGGTCATCTGACCCTGGCGGTGGCTGAAGCGGAAGAAAACGGTGAGCATAGCGCCGAAGGGCTGAAAGTCCGGGTGGAGCACAGCCTGCACCAGGCGATTCGTGCCGGTGAGCTTTCGCCACCGGATCAGGCGCTGGTTGAAGGCATGTGGGAAAACCTGTACCAGACCGCGCTGGCCAACGCCTGA
- the fabB gene encoding beta-ketoacyl-ACP synthase I, producing the protein MKRAVITGLGIVSSIGNNQQEVLASLREGRSGITFSQELKDSGMRSHVWGDVKLDTTGLIDRKVMRFMSDASVYAFLSMEEAIKDSGLAADQVSNERTGLVVGSGGGSPRNQVAGSDGMRAKGLRGVGPYMVTKAMASGVSACLATPFKIRGVNYSISSACATSAHCIGHAVELIQLGKQDVVFAGGGEELCWEMACEFDAMGALSTSYNDTPEKASRTYDAARDGFVIAGGGGMVVVEELEHALARGAHIYAEIVGYGATSDGADMVAPSGEGAVRCMRMAMQDLDTPIDYINVHGTSTPVGDVKELGAIREVFGDTTPAISSTKAMTGHSLGAAGVQEAIYSLLMVEHGFIAPSINIDNLDEKAAGMDIVTQPTERALTTVMSNSFGFGGTNATLVMRKLAK; encoded by the coding sequence ATGAAACGTGCAGTGATTACTGGCCTGGGAATCGTCTCCAGCATTGGTAACAACCAGCAGGAGGTCCTGGCGAGCCTGCGGGAAGGACGTTCTGGGATCACTTTCTCCCAGGAACTGAAAGATTCCGGCATGCGTAGTCACGTATGGGGTGATGTTAAACTGGACACGACCGGTCTTATCGATCGTAAAGTGATGCGCTTCATGAGCGATGCGTCAGTTTATGCCTTTCTTTCCATGGAAGAAGCCATCAAGGATTCCGGCCTGGCCGCCGATCAGGTTTCTAACGAACGCACCGGCCTGGTAGTAGGTTCTGGCGGTGGTTCGCCACGTAACCAGGTTGCCGGTTCCGACGGTATGCGCGCCAAGGGGCTGCGCGGCGTGGGGCCGTATATGGTGACCAAGGCCATGGCATCCGGCGTTTCTGCCTGTCTGGCGACGCCGTTCAAAATCCGTGGCGTTAACTACTCGATCAGCTCTGCCTGCGCCACTTCGGCACACTGTATCGGCCATGCGGTTGAGCTGATTCAACTGGGCAAGCAGGACGTGGTGTTTGCCGGCGGCGGTGAAGAACTGTGCTGGGAAATGGCTTGTGAGTTCGATGCGATGGGCGCACTGTCCACCAGCTACAACGACACGCCAGAAAAAGCCTCCCGTACCTACGACGCAGCGCGTGACGGTTTCGTCATCGCCGGCGGCGGCGGCATGGTAGTGGTTGAAGAACTGGAACACGCTCTGGCGCGCGGTGCGCATATCTATGCGGAAATCGTCGGCTATGGCGCGACCTCCGATGGCGCCGACATGGTTGCTCCATCAGGCGAAGGCGCGGTGCGTTGCATGCGCATGGCAATGCAGGATCTGGACACGCCGATCGATTACATCAACGTACACGGCACCTCTACGCCGGTTGGCGATGTCAAGGAACTGGGCGCGATCCGTGAAGTGTTCGGCGACACCACCCCGGCCATCTCGTCCACCAAGGCGATGACCGGTCACTCGCTGGGTGCGGCAGGCGTGCAGGAAGCCATCTACAGCCTGTTGATGGTTGAGCATGGCTTTATTGCGCCTAGCATCAACATCGATAATCTGGACGAAAAAGCGGCTGGCATGGACATCGTGACTCAGCCAACCGAGCGTGCGCTGACTACCGTCATGTCTAACAGCTTCGGTTTTGGTGGTACCAACGCCACGCTGGTGATGCGTAAACTGGCTAAATAA
- a CDS encoding membrane protein: protein MKKLIAVGLLSAVLAGCATNSPCVPVYDDQGRLVHTNTCMKGTTQDNWETAGAIAGGAAAVAGLTLGIIALTK, encoded by the coding sequence ATGAAAAAGTTAATTGCGGTTGGGTTACTGTCGGCCGTTTTGGCCGGTTGCGCCACCAACTCACCGTGCGTCCCGGTTTATGACGATCAGGGGCGACTGGTGCATACCAACACCTGCATGAAGGGCACCACGCAGGACAACTGGGAAACCGCGGGCGCAATCGCCGGTGGTGCCGCGGCCGTTGCCGGTCTGACGCTGGGTATTATTGCGTTGACCAAATAA
- the apbE gene encoding FAD:protein FMN transferase ApbE encodes MANFFAKGLLLSVAFGLLTACNDTETRPQLDIDGKTMGTFYSVKISGQLSESRQQLQQEIDALLEQANDDISTYRANSVLSRFNQSRSAEPQPIPRGMADIILTAQRIGRDTGGAMDITVGPLVNLWGFGPDKRPVTIPSQRQIDAAKNDIGLQHLKLIADQRGEWLQKDLPDLYVDLSTLGEGYGVDQLVKLMARKGITNYLVSVGGAVSSRGVNGQGKPWRVAIQKPTDRENAVQALVDLHGYGISTAGSYRNYFEQKGQRYSHVIDPTTGRPIVHQLVSATVIAPTALEADGWDTGLMVLGTEKALKLAQEKGLAVYLIGKTDNGFTAVMTPQFKAFLVQ; translated from the coding sequence ATGGCCAACTTTTTTGCCAAAGGCCTGTTATTGAGCGTCGCATTTGGCCTGCTGACTGCCTGTAACGACACCGAAACCCGCCCGCAGCTCGATATTGACGGCAAAACGATGGGTACATTTTACAGCGTCAAAATCAGCGGTCAGTTGAGCGAAAGCCGCCAACAGTTGCAACAGGAAATCGACGCCCTGCTGGAACAGGCCAACGACGACATCTCCACCTATCGTGCCAATTCGGTGCTGTCGCGCTTTAACCAGTCACGCAGCGCCGAGCCTCAGCCGATCCCCCGAGGGATGGCCGACATCATTCTCACCGCCCAGCGTATCGGCCGTGACACCGGCGGTGCAATGGATATCACCGTCGGCCCGCTGGTGAATCTGTGGGGCTTCGGCCCGGACAAGCGACCGGTAACCATCCCCAGCCAACGGCAAATCGATGCGGCGAAGAACGACATCGGGCTGCAACACCTGAAACTGATCGCTGACCAGCGCGGCGAATGGCTGCAAAAGGATTTGCCGGATCTCTACGTTGACCTTTCCACTCTCGGCGAAGGCTACGGCGTTGACCAGTTGGTCAAATTGATGGCGCGCAAGGGCATTACCAATTATCTGGTGTCCGTGGGTGGTGCGGTATCGTCTCGCGGGGTGAACGGCCAGGGTAAGCCGTGGCGGGTGGCGATCCAGAAGCCGACCGATCGCGAAAACGCGGTGCAGGCGCTGGTGGACTTGCACGGTTACGGCATCAGTACCGCCGGCAGTTACCGCAACTATTTCGAGCAGAAAGGCCAGCGTTATTCGCACGTCATCGATCCGACTACCGGCCGGCCAATCGTTCATCAACTGGTGTCAGCCACGGTGATTGCACCGACCGCGCTGGAAGCCGACGGCTGGGATACCGGCTTGATGGTACTGGGAACGGAAAAAGCGCTGAAACTGGCGCAAGAGAAAGGTCTGGCGGTGTATTTGATCGGTAAAACCGATAACGGCTTCACTGCCGTGATGACGCCGCAGTTCAAGGCGTTCCTGGTGCAGTAG
- a CDS encoding rhodanese-like domain-containing protein → MVQDSQVLAFPAADPADSLAYLTAKLGYYADAWDVAEDLRQAIDGIVVIDTRSAQQYAAGHIPGAISFPHRLMDEVSTRQLSRDKVYVTYCDGIGCNGSTKGAYKLARHGFRVKELIGGLDFWLRDGHPLAIGESSGSLLDWAAPQDCGCG, encoded by the coding sequence ATGGTACAGGATTCACAGGTTTTAGCCTTTCCGGCGGCCGATCCGGCCGACAGTCTGGCCTATTTGACGGCCAAGCTCGGCTATTACGCCGATGCATGGGATGTAGCAGAAGATTTACGCCAGGCGATTGATGGTATCGTGGTGATTGATACCCGCTCGGCACAGCAATATGCCGCCGGGCATATCCCCGGTGCGATCAGTTTTCCGCATCGGTTGATGGATGAGGTCAGTACCCGGCAGTTGTCACGTGACAAGGTATATGTCACCTATTGCGACGGTATTGGCTGCAACGGCTCCACCAAGGGGGCTTATAAGCTGGCCAGGCACGGTTTCAGGGTTAAGGAGCTGATTGGCGGGCTGGACTTCTGGTTGCGCGACGGCCATCCGTTGGCCATCGGTGAGTCCAGCGGTTCGTTGCTGGATTGGGCGGCGCCGCAAGATTGCGGCTGCGGCTGA
- a CDS encoding DsbA family protein, with translation MKKLLIVLMMLVSPVWAAAPFTPEQEARIKEIVRETMVSNPDILAQAVDAWQQQTASQQVSQVIAANAKTLYDDPASPRMGAKNAKLTLVTFTDYNCPYCKRFDPMLEKIVKQYPQVALVVKLLPFKGESSVSSARIALTAWQQHPEQFWALHQRLMAKKGFHDDASIAAAQQKTNVKPVAPSDRSMETLRTNMQLAEQLGVQGTPATLIGDRMLAGAVSYQELESMVKQQLAKANNG, from the coding sequence ATGAAAAAATTACTGATTGTATTGATGATGCTGGTTTCGCCGGTGTGGGCCGCTGCGCCGTTTACCCCTGAACAGGAGGCGCGCATCAAGGAGATTGTGCGTGAAACCATGGTATCCAACCCGGATATATTGGCACAGGCGGTGGATGCCTGGCAGCAGCAGACCGCCAGCCAGCAGGTCAGTCAGGTTATCGCGGCCAATGCCAAAACGCTGTATGACGATCCGGCCAGCCCGCGCATGGGGGCGAAAAACGCCAAACTGACGCTGGTGACCTTTACCGATTACAACTGCCCTTACTGCAAACGCTTTGATCCGATGCTGGAGAAAATCGTCAAGCAGTATCCGCAGGTGGCGCTGGTGGTGAAACTACTGCCGTTCAAGGGGGAAAGTTCGGTCAGTTCGGCGCGTATTGCGCTGACCGCCTGGCAACAGCACCCGGAACAGTTCTGGGCGCTGCACCAGCGGCTGATGGCGAAAAAGGGTTTCCACGACGATGCCAGCATCGCCGCCGCGCAGCAGAAGACCAACGTCAAGCCGGTTGCGCCAAGCGATCGCAGCATGGAAACGTTGCGTACCAACATGCAGTTGGCGGAACAGTTGGGAGTACAGGGAACGCCTGCCACGCTGATCGGCGATCGGATGCTGGCGGGAGCGGTCTCGTATCAAGAACTTGAAAGCATGGTGAAGCAACAGCTGGCGAAGGCGAACAATGGCTAG